The genomic region CGCTGCGCGCGGAGACGTACACGTCACTGACCAGCCTGATCCAGTACGCCCCAGCGCCGGCGGATCGACTTGTCCGCAGCGCCGAACGCCGCGTCCACCACCAGGCCGAGCACCAGAATGACGATCATCGTGGAGAGCAGCCAGGGCGCGTCGGACAGTTCGCGCGAGTAGGTGAGCTGGGCGCCGAGCGAGGTCTGCGAGATGCCGACCACGAGCAGCTCGCCGGCCATCAGACTTCGCCACGAGAACGCCCAGCCCTGCTTGAGACCCGCGACGATCGCCGGCAGCGCGGCCGGCGCGATCACGTACCGGTAGAGGTTGAGCCCGCGAGCCCCCAGGTTGCGGCCGGCGCGCAGCAGTAGCGGCGGCACGTAGTCCACACCGGAGATGACCCCGTTGGCGATTGACGGCGCGGCGCCGAGCACCACCACGAAGAAGATCGCCTTCTCGCTCAGCTCGAACAGCAGAATGGCAAGCGGGAACCAGGCGATCGACGGCATGGTCTGCAACGCGGTGATCATCGAGCCGATGGCAGCCCGGAGGACCTTGGACCGGGCCACCGCCAGACCCACAAGTAGACCGACGGCGACGGAGAAGATGTACCCGAGGGCGGCCCGCCGCAGCGTGGTGACCAGGCCCTCCCAGAGCTGCGGGCCCTGGGCCTGGTTGAGCAGCTCGCGGCCGACGACAAGTGGGCCGGGAAGCGA from Micromonospora profundi harbors:
- a CDS encoding ABC transporter permease — encoded protein: MANDTLTSTARTDAQISGLDALEIAGREKEVSRGNRLWAATWPKLAALAIVIAAWQLVVWSGWKPPYSLPGPLVVGRELLNQAQGPQLWEGLVTTLRRAALGYIFSVAVGLLVGLAVARSKVLRAAIGSMITALQTMPSIAWFPLAILLFELSEKAIFFVVVLGAAPSIANGVISGVDYVPPLLLRAGRNLGARGLNLYRYVIAPAALPAIVAGLKQGWAFSWRSLMAGELLVVGISQTSLGAQLTYSRELSDAPWLLSTMIVILVLGLVVDAAFGAADKSIRRRWGVLDQAGQ